A portion of the Microbaculum marinisediminis genome contains these proteins:
- a CDS encoding transmembrane 220 family protein, which translates to MRIVYGIICTLMLLFVGVQYNDPDGSLWMLIYGVPAILAGLAAWRPAIVHQGIGRAALLVCVALAVAGTLYYWPAMPGFWNMKVWWVEETAREGLGVMIMTTGLIILALPMLLRRG; encoded by the coding sequence ATGCGGATCGTCTACGGCATCATCTGTACGCTCATGCTCTTGTTCGTGGGCGTTCAGTACAACGACCCGGACGGCTCCCTGTGGATGCTGATCTACGGTGTACCGGCGATCCTGGCGGGGCTGGCCGCCTGGCGCCCGGCGATCGTGCATCAGGGGATCGGCCGGGCGGCCCTGCTCGTCTGCGTCGCCCTGGCCGTCGCCGGCACGCTCTACTACTGGCCGGCCATGCCGGGCTTCTGGAACATGAAGGTCTGGTGGGTCGAGGAGACGGCTCGCGAGGGCCTGGGCGTGATGATCATGACCACCGGGCTAATCATTCTGGCGCTACCCATGTTGCTGCGACGCGGGTGA
- the eboE gene encoding metabolite traffic protein EboE yields the protein MRIEGRPDLGLLTYCTNIHPGESWPALLYSLHLHVLAVKRMVSPDRPFGLGLRISAEAADALIHPQALDELHAFLAETDTYCFTVNGFPYGSFHGARVKENVYAPDWSTAERLTYTNRLADILAEILPADVPMGSISTVPGSFKGWMEEEGRLDRIVENFVSHVAHLVDIERRTGRHIALALEPEPCCLLETIEETVEFFEDGLFAGAARKHLANATGLSDADCEAALRRHIGVCYDVCHAAIEFEDPRRSVMALKDAGISIPKLQLSSALRIHRMDDGMAAALMPFDETTYLHQVVERTPGGLVRYLDLPEALAKSDRAAGHEWRVHFHVPVFLHDLAAFSTTQAFLGEILALHREDPIAPHLEVETYTWDVLPDEYRAVAVSEAIARELDWVADELLR from the coding sequence ATGCGGATCGAGGGGCGCCCGGATCTCGGGCTTCTGACCTACTGCACGAACATCCATCCCGGCGAGAGTTGGCCGGCGCTTCTCTACTCGCTGCACCTGCACGTGCTCGCGGTAAAACGCATGGTCTCGCCCGATCGCCCGTTCGGCCTCGGCCTCCGGATTTCCGCGGAAGCCGCAGACGCGCTGATCCATCCGCAGGCGCTGGACGAACTACATGCCTTCCTGGCCGAAACGGACACCTACTGCTTTACCGTCAATGGCTTTCCCTACGGCTCGTTCCACGGCGCCCGGGTCAAGGAGAACGTGTACGCGCCGGATTGGTCGACCGCCGAACGGCTGACCTATACCAACCGGCTCGCGGACATACTGGCCGAGATCCTGCCGGCCGACGTCCCCATGGGCTCGATCAGCACGGTGCCTGGCAGCTTCAAGGGGTGGATGGAGGAGGAGGGAAGGCTCGACCGGATCGTCGAGAATTTCGTTTCCCACGTCGCCCATCTCGTCGACATTGAACGACGAACCGGCCGCCACATCGCCCTGGCGCTGGAACCCGAGCCATGCTGCCTGCTTGAGACAATCGAGGAGACCGTCGAATTCTTCGAGGACGGCCTGTTCGCTGGCGCCGCGCGAAAGCACCTGGCCAATGCGACCGGCCTGTCGGATGCCGATTGCGAGGCCGCGCTGCGCCGTCATATCGGCGTCTGCTACGACGTCTGTCACGCCGCCATCGAGTTCGAGGATCCTCGCCGCAGCGTCATGGCGCTGAAGGACGCCGGGATTTCGATCCCGAAGCTGCAGCTTTCTTCCGCGCTTCGCATCCATCGCATGGACGATGGCATGGCGGCCGCGCTGATGCCCTTCGACGAAACGACCTACCTGCATCAGGTCGTCGAGCGGACCCCGGGAGGGCTCGTCCGCTATCTCGATCTGCCCGAGGCCCTGGCGAAGAGCGACAGGGCCGCCGGGCACGAGTGGCGTGTGCATTTCCACGTGCCGGTCTTCCTGCACGATCTCGCCGCGTTTTCGACGACGCAGGCGTTTCTCGGGGAAATCCTCGCGCTGCACCGCGAGGATCCGATTGCGCCGCATCTCGAGGTCGAGACCTATACCTGGGACGTTCTGCCCGACGAGTATCGCGCCGTTGCGGTGAGCGAGGCGATCGCCCGGGAACTCGATTGGGTGGCCGACGAGTTGCTCAGATGA
- a CDS encoding 3-dehydroquinate synthase — protein sequence MGRDGSGLIVTPDTHTYEQNFSVTFRYPVVFTSGLFDPANPVLADTLSRQEPGKRHRCIVFLDDGLFAACPAISDDIVAYAAHHGDRIDLVAKPFPVPGGERIKVDLHFVEQIQQTLFDHHIDRHSYVLAIGGGAVLDAVGLVSTTTHRGVRHIRVPTTVLSQNDSGVGVKNGVNLNGVKNFVGTFAPPFAVLNDLDFVEGLPDREKIAGMAEAVKVALIRDGAFFEWLERHCDDLVVFERAAMSHMIRRCAELHMIQIAKGGDPFETGSARPLDFGHWAAHRLETMTRYHLRHGEAVAIGIALDTRYSVLAGMLTPGTEVRVACLLEQLGFRLWHPALDKRNAEDGHVVIDGLREFQEHLGGELTITLLEDVGVGVEVHEMDHALIAGAIDWLRDRAAG from the coding sequence ATGGGACGGGATGGATCGGGCCTGATCGTTACGCCGGACACGCATACCTACGAGCAGAACTTCTCGGTCACGTTCCGCTATCCGGTGGTATTCACGAGCGGGCTGTTCGATCCGGCCAATCCCGTGTTGGCGGATACGCTGTCTCGCCAAGAACCCGGCAAGCGCCACCGTTGCATCGTCTTCCTCGATGACGGCCTTTTCGCCGCATGTCCAGCGATCTCGGACGATATCGTCGCCTATGCCGCCCACCATGGCGACCGCATCGATCTCGTGGCCAAGCCGTTTCCGGTACCCGGTGGTGAGCGCATCAAGGTAGACCTGCATTTCGTCGAGCAGATCCAACAGACCTTGTTCGACCACCATATCGACCGCCATTCCTACGTTCTGGCAATCGGCGGCGGCGCCGTGCTCGACGCGGTCGGGCTCGTCTCCACCACCACCCATCGCGGCGTACGCCATATCCGCGTACCCACCACGGTGTTGTCGCAGAACGACTCCGGTGTCGGCGTGAAGAACGGCGTGAACCTGAATGGCGTGAAGAATTTCGTCGGCACCTTCGCGCCACCGTTCGCCGTGCTCAACGATCTCGATTTCGTCGAAGGGTTGCCGGATCGCGAGAAGATCGCCGGCATGGCCGAGGCGGTGAAGGTGGCGCTGATCCGCGACGGGGCGTTCTTCGAATGGCTCGAACGCCATTGCGACGATCTCGTCGTCTTCGAGCGCGCCGCCATGTCCCATATGATCCGGCGCTGCGCGGAACTGCACATGATCCAGATCGCAAAGGGCGGAGATCCGTTCGAGACAGGCAGCGCACGGCCGCTGGATTTCGGCCACTGGGCGGCGCATCGGCTCGAGACGATGACCCGCTATCATCTGCGCCACGGCGAAGCGGTAGCGATCGGCATCGCGCTCGACACCCGATACTCGGTACTTGCCGGCATGCTGACGCCCGGAACCGAGGTGCGAGTCGCCTGTCTGCTGGAACAGCTCGGCTTCCGTCTCTGGCATCCCGCGCTCGACAAACGCAATGCCGAGGACGGCCACGTCGTGATCGACGGCCTGCGCGAATTCCAGGAGCATCTGGGCGGCGAGTTGACGATCACGCTGCTCGAGGATGTCGGCGTCGGCGTCGAAGTGCACGAGATGGATCATGCGCTGATCGCCGGCGCGATCGACTGGTTGCGCGATCGGGCCGCCGGCTGA